One part of the Mycobacterium marinum genome encodes these proteins:
- a CDS encoding metallophosphoesterase has protein sequence MAYAQPPITKLLPGPLSGRHRAASVLLRGGALALGSTVAGVGYASLIERNAFVLREVTMPVLSPGSTPLRVLHLSDLHMLPNQRRKQAWLRELASWEPDLVVNTGDNLAHPKAVPAVVQTLGDLLARPGVFVFGSNDYFGPRLKNPANYLINPGHRVRGEPLPWQDLRAAFTERGWLDLTHTRREFEVAGLHIAAAGVDDPHINRDRYDAIAGPASPAANLRLGLTHSPEPRVLDRFAADGYQLVMAGHTHGGQLCLPFYGALVTNCGLDRTRAKGASQWGANMRLHVSAGIGTSPFAPVRFCCRPEATLLTLIAAPMGGRDSSSNLDRSQPTMSIR, from the coding sequence ATGGCTTATGCCCAACCTCCGATCACCAAGCTGCTCCCTGGGCCGCTTAGCGGCCGGCACCGGGCCGCGTCCGTTCTGCTGCGCGGCGGTGCCCTCGCGCTCGGCTCGACGGTCGCCGGGGTCGGCTATGCCTCACTCATCGAACGCAATGCGTTCGTCCTGCGTGAGGTCACGATGCCGGTCTTAAGCCCGGGCTCCACGCCGCTGCGCGTGCTGCACCTCAGTGACCTTCATATGCTGCCCAACCAGCGACGCAAACAAGCCTGGTTGCGCGAGCTGGCCAGCTGGGAGCCCGATCTGGTGGTCAACACCGGAGACAACCTGGCCCACCCCAAGGCGGTGCCGGCGGTCGTGCAAACCCTGGGCGACCTGCTGGCCAGGCCGGGGGTGTTCGTTTTCGGCAGCAACGACTACTTCGGGCCGCGCCTGAAGAACCCGGCGAACTACTTGATCAACCCCGGCCACCGGGTTCGCGGCGAACCCCTGCCCTGGCAGGATCTGCGCGCGGCGTTCACCGAGCGCGGCTGGCTCGACCTCACCCACACCCGGCGCGAGTTCGAGGTGGCCGGCCTGCACATCGCGGCGGCGGGGGTGGATGACCCGCACATCAATCGGGACCGCTACGACGCGATCGCTGGCCCGGCGAGCCCGGCCGCCAACCTGCGGCTGGGGCTCACGCATTCGCCGGAGCCCCGGGTGCTGGACCGCTTCGCGGCCGATGGCTACCAGCTGGTGATGGCCGGCCACACCCACGGCGGGCAGCTGTGCCTGCCGTTCTACGGGGCCCTGGTAACCAACTGCGGGCTGGATCGCACCCGGGCCAAGGGCGCATCCCAGTGGGGCGCGAACATGCGCCTACACGTCTCGGCAGGGATCGGCACGTCCCCGTTTGCCCCGGTTCGCTTCTGCTGCCGGCCCGAGGCGACCCTGCTGACGCTGATCGCCGCCCCGATGGGCGGCCGAGATTCCAGCAGCAACCTGGACCGCTCCCAACCAACCATGTCGATCCGTTGA
- the ponA2 gene encoding transglycosylase/D,D-transpeptidase PonA2, with amino-acid sequence MSERPPAALTLLKLSGFCLLASIVAAALMFPFAGGIGLMSNRASEVVANGSAQLLQGEVPAVSTMVDAKGNTIAWLYSQRRFEVPSDKIANTMKLAIVSIEDKRFAEHNGVDWKGTLTGLAGYASGDLDTRGGSTIEQQYIKNYQLLVTAQTDAEKRAAVETTPARKLREIRMALTLDKTFTKPEILTRYLNLVSFGNNSFGVQDAAQTYFGINASELNWQQSALLAGMVQSTSTLNPYTNPDGALARRNLVLDTMIQNIPSEADALRAAKAEPLGILPQPNELPRGCIAAGDRAFFCDYVQEYLSRAGISKEQLARGGYLIRTTLDPDVQVPVKAAIDKFASPTLPGISSVMSVIKPGKESHQVLAMASNRKYGLDINAGETMRPQPFSLVGDGAGSIFKIFTTAAALDMGMGINAQLDVPGRFQGKGLGSGGAKGCPKDTWCVINAGNYRGSMSVTDALATSPNTAFAKLISQVGVSRTVDMAIKLGLRSYANPGTARDYNPDSNESLADFVKRQNIGSFTLGPIEVNALELSNVAATLASGGVWCPPNPVDKLIDRNGNEVAVTTETCDQVVPEGLANTLANAMSKDAVGGGTASGSAGAAGWSLPVSGKTGTTEAHRSAGFVGFTNRYAAANYIYDDSTNPTDLCSGPLRHCGNGDLYGGNEPARTWFTALKPIATDFGEVQLPPTDPRYVDGAPGSRVPSVAGLDVDQARQRLKDAGFQVADQPNAVNSSARYGEVVGTSPSGQTIPGSIITIQISNGIPPAPPPPPEGEPPPPVGSQVVEIPGLPPITIPLLAPPPP; translated from the coding sequence ATGTCCGAGCGTCCCCCGGCCGCACTCACCCTGCTCAAGCTCTCAGGGTTCTGTCTGCTCGCCAGCATCGTCGCCGCGGCGCTGATGTTTCCCTTTGCCGGCGGCATCGGTCTGATGTCCAACCGGGCCTCCGAAGTAGTGGCCAACGGGTCGGCGCAGCTGCTGCAGGGCGAAGTCCCCGCGGTATCGACCATGGTCGACGCGAAGGGCAACACGATCGCGTGGCTGTATTCGCAACGCCGCTTCGAGGTCCCCAGCGACAAGATCGCCAACACCATGAAGCTGGCGATCGTCTCGATCGAGGACAAGCGCTTCGCCGAACACAACGGCGTCGACTGGAAAGGCACCCTGACCGGGTTGGCCGGCTACGCCTCGGGCGACCTCGACACCCGGGGTGGGTCCACGATCGAGCAGCAGTACATCAAGAACTACCAGTTGTTGGTGACGGCCCAGACCGACGCCGAGAAGCGGGCGGCCGTCGAAACCACCCCGGCGCGCAAGCTGCGCGAGATCCGGATGGCCCTCACCCTCGACAAGACCTTCACCAAGCCCGAGATCCTGACCCGCTACCTGAATCTGGTGTCCTTCGGGAACAACTCATTCGGCGTGCAGGACGCGGCCCAGACCTACTTCGGCATCAACGCTTCGGAGCTGAACTGGCAGCAATCCGCGCTGCTGGCGGGCATGGTGCAGTCCACCAGCACGCTCAATCCCTACACCAACCCCGACGGTGCGCTGGCACGGCGCAACCTGGTCCTGGACACCATGATCCAGAACATCCCGTCGGAGGCCGACGCACTGCGCGCCGCCAAGGCCGAGCCGCTGGGGATCCTGCCGCAACCCAACGAGCTGCCCCGGGGCTGCATCGCCGCGGGCGATCGCGCCTTCTTCTGCGATTACGTCCAGGAGTACCTATCGCGCGCCGGAATCAGCAAGGAACAGCTGGCCAGGGGCGGCTATCTGATTCGCACCACGCTGGACCCCGACGTCCAGGTCCCGGTCAAGGCGGCCATCGACAAGTTCGCCAGCCCGACCCTGCCCGGTATCTCCAGCGTGATGAGCGTCATCAAGCCTGGCAAGGAGTCTCACCAGGTGCTCGCGATGGCCAGCAACCGTAAGTACGGCCTGGACATCAACGCCGGCGAAACCATGCGACCGCAGCCGTTCTCCCTGGTCGGCGATGGCGCCGGGTCGATCTTCAAGATCTTCACCACGGCCGCCGCCCTGGACATGGGCATGGGCATCAATGCCCAACTCGATGTACCGGGCCGGTTCCAGGGCAAGGGCCTGGGCAGCGGTGGGGCCAAGGGCTGCCCCAAGGACACCTGGTGCGTGATCAACGCCGGTAACTACCGCGGTTCCATGAGCGTGACCGACGCGCTGGCCACCTCGCCCAACACCGCCTTCGCCAAGCTGATCTCGCAGGTCGGTGTGTCGCGCACCGTGGACATGGCCATCAAGCTCGGACTGCGCTCCTACGCCAATCCCGGCACCGCCCGCGACTACAACCCGGACAGCAACGAGAGTCTGGCCGACTTCGTCAAGCGCCAGAACATCGGTTCCTTCACCCTGGGCCCGATCGAGGTCAACGCGCTGGAACTGTCCAACGTCGCGGCCACCTTGGCCTCCGGTGGCGTGTGGTGCCCGCCTAACCCGGTCGACAAGCTGATCGACCGCAACGGCAACGAGGTTGCCGTCACCACCGAAACATGTGACCAGGTGGTGCCCGAGGGCCTGGCCAACACGCTGGCCAACGCGATGAGCAAGGACGCGGTGGGCGGCGGCACGGCGTCGGGTTCGGCTGGCGCGGCCGGCTGGAGCCTGCCGGTGTCCGGTAAGACCGGCACCACAGAGGCCCACCGGTCAGCCGGATTCGTCGGCTTCACCAACCGGTACGCGGCCGCGAACTACATCTACGACGACTCGACCAATCCGACGGATCTGTGTTCGGGGCCGCTGCGCCATTGCGGCAACGGCGACCTGTACGGCGGCAACGAGCCGGCCCGTACCTGGTTCACCGCGCTGAAGCCGATCGCCACCGACTTCGGCGAGGTGCAGCTGCCGCCCACCGATCCGCGCTATGTGGACGGCGCGCCCGGCTCTCGGGTACCCAGCGTGGCGGGTCTGGACGTGGACCAGGCACGCCAGCGCCTCAAGGACGCGGGATTCCAGGTCGCCGATCAACCCAACGCGGTCAACAGCAGCGCCCGATACGGCGAGGTGGTCGGCACCTCCCCGAGCGGCCAGACCATCCCCGGGTCGATCATCACGATCCAAATCAGCAACGGCATCCCGCCGGCACCGCCGCCGCCGCCGGAAGGTGAACCGCCGCCCCCGGTCGGGTCGCAGGTCGTGGAGATTCCCGGCTTGCCGCCGATCACGATTCCGCTGCTGGCACCGCCGCCTCCCTAG
- a CDS encoding WhiB family transcriptional regulator: MSGIRPVDGRANLTSAQNLLSTGEAEERINWVSKALCRATDPDELFVRGAAQRKAAVICRHCPVMQECGADALDNKVEFGVWGGMTERQRRALLKQHPEVVSWSDYFEKRKRRSVG; encoded by the coding sequence GTGTCGGGAATTCGTCCTGTTGATGGAAGGGCAAACCTAACGTCGGCTCAGAACCTACTGAGCACTGGCGAGGCTGAAGAACGGATCAACTGGGTATCAAAGGCGCTCTGCCGGGCTACCGACCCGGACGAACTCTTTGTTCGTGGGGCCGCACAGCGCAAGGCCGCGGTGATTTGCCGGCACTGCCCGGTGATGCAGGAATGCGGCGCCGACGCGCTCGACAACAAGGTCGAGTTCGGCGTCTGGGGCGGCATGACCGAGCGGCAGCGCCGGGCGCTCCTCAAGCAGCATCCCGAGGTGGTCTCGTGGTCGGACTACTTCGAGAAGCGCAAGCGCCGCAGCGTCGGATAG